CGAAATTCCTGAGCAATCTCACCAGCTTTTTCTTTCAAGTGGTTTTCCATCTCTTCAGGAGATATTGGAGGTGCTTTAGTAATGAGATTTTCAAATCTGATTTTTTCTTCGACTCTTTGCAGTTCTTCCAGGGCTTCTTCTTCCATTTCAGCATTCAGGAATATTTGGACTGCTTCCGAATTTCTAAAATGTTGAACAAGCGGACCCACTATTAATGCTTTTGATAGCTGATGAGTTAAAAGAGGGATAATAATTAATAGTAAAACAAATCTAATAGATATGACTGTTCTTTTTTGAGCCTGACGGAAATTCTCAACAACATCTTGTTCAGAATTTGGATCTAATTCAACTTGCAGACGAGCAACAGTATTGAAAATCGATCTGGGTAATATCCCAATTGTATTGGTTTTACTCCGCCTCTTTTTATTTGCAGCTTGATTGGGAATATTTGGCTTTAAAGGTTGAATATTCCCAGTTTGAGATATACTATCTGAAGGCTTTTCACCTAAAGATATGGAACTTGTTTGCTCATCGACTTTAGTATATTTTGACGTAACTTGATCAATGAATCTTAATTTCTCTAAAATCAAGGAAGAATTAGGATATTCTATACCAGCCTTATAAGCAGCTTTTTGATTCTCCTCGTTTAAGAACCAACGGCTACTTTTAAACTCTGTCAACCGCATCCGCACAAGTTTCAATTGTTGTTTCAAGTCAGACTTAAAAAAATCAATGACGTTGCTGGTGTATATGCTTAATTTACAGTCTATTTTATTACCAGCAAAATACTCGTCTTCCATTTCCTTAATTTTTAAAGCCGCCTTGTAAGCCTCATCCAGAGAACGCTCTGGTGTGCGTAAGTACCAACGGTAAGCAGCCAGTAAGAAAGGGTAAATTTTTTGACTAAATACAGAGTTATTCATCGTTGGTAATCATCCAGCATTATTTGGTGATTCTTAACCTTAAGTTAACGCACAAGGTATACTAAATCTACTAAGGAGACAGTTTGTGGTTTCTCATTCTGTTTGGATTGTTGGTCCTAGTCGCAGTGGTAAAACTACTCACTTGGTGGAGCAGCTTTGTCATTGGGTACAAAGAGGAAATCAAAATCCTGAATTATTTTATACCAAAAAAACAGGAGAAGAAATAGGCAATATCATACCCAAGCCTTTATATCTTCGCCTAACAGAACCAGGGGTTTTACTCCTAGCTGCTAATGATGATAATCGCCGGGAGTTGGGCGATAAAATTGTGACAGCCACTCTGGGTAAATATCCGATTCGCGCCAAAACACCACTAGGTTTTTTTCAGGATGAAGTTATTTTATTTTGGCCATTGTTAATTGAGTCGTTGCAGATCAAA
The Gloeotrichia echinulata CP02 DNA segment above includes these coding regions:
- a CDS encoding proton extrusion protein PcxA, which translates into the protein MNNSVFSQKIYPFLLAAYRWYLRTPERSLDEAYKAALKIKEMEDEYFAGNKIDCKLSIYTSNVIDFFKSDLKQQLKLVRMRLTEFKSSRWFLNEENQKAAYKAGIEYPNSSLILEKLRFIDQVTSKYTKVDEQTSSISLGEKPSDSISQTGNIQPLKPNIPNQAANKKRRSKTNTIGILPRSIFNTVARLQVELDPNSEQDVVENFRQAQKRTVISIRFVLLLIIIPLLTHQLSKALIVGPLVQHFRNSEAVQIFLNAEMEEEALEELQRVEEKIRFENLITKAPPISPEEMENHLKEKAGEIAQEFRHESSDAIKNVFADVFSVGAFIWFLLVSKSSIAVVKEFFDNIVYGLSDSAKAFIIILLTDIFVGFHSPHGWEVILEGISRHWGLAENRDFIFLFIATFPVILDTIFKYWIFRYLNRISPSAVATYHNMNE